A genomic region of Candidatus Zixiibacteriota bacterium contains the following coding sequences:
- the atpD gene encoding F0F1 ATP synthase subunit beta, producing the protein MAENIGKVVQVIGNTVDCEFPADTLPDILNAIKIPVEHQKRTLVVEVASHIGDNLVRCVGLATTDGLTRGMKAIDTGGPITVPVGERALGRLFNLLGEPLDPGEPIPSDCPRLPIHRLAPPFEDQVTQIEMFETGIKVIDLLEPYAKGGKVGMFGGAGVGKTVIIQELIHNIATEHGGFSIFSGVGERTREGNDLWLEMTASGVIKKTALVFGQMNEPPGARLRVGLSALTMAEYFRDEQGQDVLLFIDNIFRFVQAGSEVSALLGRMPSAVGYQPTLGTEIGGLQERICSTRAGSITSVQAIYVPADDLTDPAPATTFSHLDATTVLSRQIAELGIYPAVDPLDSTSRILDPKVVGEEHYRVARETQRILQRYRDLQDIIAILGIDELSDDDKQTVHRARKIQKFLSQPMFVAEAFTGRPGVYVKVEDTVKGFAELIAGNLDHIPEQHFYMAAGLDEVLQRYEQAKG; encoded by the coding sequence ATGGCTGAAAATATCGGCAAAGTAGTGCAGGTGATCGGAAACACGGTCGATTGCGAGTTCCCCGCCGATACCCTGCCGGACATTCTCAACGCGATCAAGATCCCGGTGGAGCATCAGAAGCGGACGCTGGTGGTCGAGGTCGCCAGCCACATCGGCGACAACCTGGTTCGGTGTGTCGGCCTGGCTACCACGGACGGACTGACGCGGGGTATGAAAGCGATCGACACCGGCGGCCCGATCACCGTGCCGGTAGGCGAACGGGCGCTGGGACGGCTGTTCAACCTGCTTGGTGAACCGCTTGATCCGGGTGAACCGATTCCTTCCGATTGCCCGCGATTGCCTATCCATCGGCTGGCCCCACCGTTCGAGGACCAGGTCACGCAAATCGAGATGTTTGAGACCGGCATCAAAGTCATCGACCTGCTCGAACCGTACGCCAAAGGCGGTAAGGTCGGCATGTTCGGCGGCGCCGGTGTGGGCAAGACGGTCATTATTCAGGAACTGATTCACAATATCGCCACCGAGCACGGCGGCTTCTCGATATTCTCAGGCGTGGGCGAACGCACTCGCGAGGGCAACGACCTCTGGCTTGAGATGACCGCCTCGGGAGTCATTAAGAAGACCGCGCTGGTATTCGGCCAGATGAACGAGCCGCCGGGCGCTCGGCTTCGGGTCGGTCTCTCTGCGCTTACCATGGCGGAGTATTTCCGCGACGAGCAGGGCCAGGACGTGCTGCTGTTTATCGATAACATCTTCCGTTTCGTGCAGGCCGGCTCCGAAGTGTCGGCTCTGTTGGGCCGGATGCCGTCGGCAGTGGGCTACCAGCCGACACTCGGTACAGAAATTGGCGGCTTGCAGGAGCGCATTTGCTCCACACGCGCCGGATCGATTACGTCGGTGCAGGCGATCTACGTCCCCGCCGATGATCTCACCGACCCCGCCCCGGCCACGACATTCTCGCACCTCGATGCTACCACCGTGTTGTCGCGGCAGATCGCCGAGCTTGGCATCTATCCGGCGGTCGATCCCCTTGATTCGACCTCACGCATTCTCGATCCGAAAGTGGTCGGCGAGGAACACTACCGGGTGGCGCGCGAGACTCAGCGGATTCTCCAGCGTTATCGCGATCTGCAGGACATTATCGCGATTCTCGGTATCGATGAATTGTCGGATGATGACAAGCAGACTGTCCACCGGGCGCGCAAGATTCAGAAATTCCTGTCGCAGCCGATGTTCGTGGCGGAGGCGTTTACCGGGCGTCCCGGCGTTTATGTGAAGGTCGAAGATACGGTCAAAGGGTTCGCCGAACTTATAGCCGGCAACCTGGATCATATTCCCGAGCAGCATTTCTATATGGCTGCCGGTCTCGATGAGGTGCTGCAACGGTACGAACAAGCGAAAGGATGA
- the atpG gene encoding ATP synthase F1 subunit gamma, with protein sequence MATLREVKKRIRTVISTRRITKAMEMVAAAKLRRAQQRVEQAKPYALKLDEMLGHLAVGSATEITHPYFEERPVRNRTLVIVVSDRGLCGSFNSNMLRQTDRWIREHQDAGLELVAVGKRARDYYRRRKGNIVEYYGDWGGVIDYGRGRELAAWLTNRFVTGQTDEIHLAFTRFISLVKYRPGIEKYLPVPRPEHGGEEAHVSDYIFEPTSEQIYAQLMPSYANTKMITALLESFASEHGSRMIAMGNANKNAGEMVNTLTLEYNKARQAQITKELLEVVSGAEALAG encoded by the coding sequence ATGGCAACACTGCGTGAAGTAAAAAAGCGAATTCGGACGGTCATCTCCACCCGGAGGATCACCAAGGCTATGGAGATGGTGGCCGCCGCCAAGCTTCGCCGTGCACAGCAGCGGGTCGAGCAGGCCAAGCCGTATGCGCTGAAACTCGATGAAATGCTCGGCCATCTGGCGGTCGGATCGGCCACCGAAATCACCCATCCGTATTTCGAGGAACGCCCGGTCAGGAATCGTACTCTTGTCATAGTCGTCTCTGATCGCGGCCTGTGCGGCTCGTTCAACTCAAATATGCTGCGCCAGACGGATCGCTGGATCAGGGAGCATCAGGATGCCGGTCTCGAACTGGTGGCGGTCGGTAAACGGGCGCGCGATTATTATCGTCGGCGGAAAGGGAACATAGTCGAATACTATGGGGACTGGGGTGGGGTGATAGATTACGGTCGCGGTCGTGAGCTGGCTGCGTGGCTCACGAACAGATTCGTGACCGGCCAGACCGACGAAATCCACCTGGCTTTTACGAGGTTCATTTCGCTGGTCAAATATCGTCCGGGGATAGAGAAGTACCTGCCCGTGCCGCGGCCGGAACACGGCGGCGAGGAAGCTCATGTGAGCGATTACATTTTCGAACCGACCTCGGAGCAGATCTACGCCCAGTTGATGCCGAGCTATGCCAATACCAAGATGATTACGGCGCTGCTGGAGTCGTTTGCGTCGGAACATGGCAGCCGGATGATCGCCATGGGCAACGCCAACAAGAACGCCGGCGAGATGGTCAACACCCTGACATTGGAATACAACAAGGCGCGCCAGGCGCAGATTACGAAAGAACTGCTTGAGGTGGTCAGCGGCGCCGAGGCTCTGGCCGGATAG